The Rhodothermales bacterium genome includes a region encoding these proteins:
- a CDS encoding SUMF1/EgtB/PvdO family nonheme iron enzyme, whose amino-acid sequence MAATYVPLRGRLHVFGSGEQHFVMPGVDDERVRRTPAGLELALPDALAELERQGRRCLFVVGGAGAGKTAFLQALCGAVVRDGGAVAGRPVWHGEVATVLATDSGAGTRAQLPANGYILLDGFDRIKPEAARVEAVRTLEAVMVERPEARFVVASRPSALSSAWLDDRFLEVRLCALDGTERARLIERCSAASDGGDADAVAVRLTEACATPAGAFLARTPLVVRALCERVDRDGTLPGPVSEWVEACALWADERRDLASTVDGLRRGVEDLRNAYGNGREALSLIRVRGGSFPMGSPDDEAGRWSDEGPVHTVTVPDFLLAPLPVMNHAYGLYLAAHPDTEPPPHWGDPAFSHPDQPVVGVEWEEARRYAAWAGGRLPTEAEWEYACRAGTSAPRYGDIESICWYRGNSGAELHPVGQKEPNAWGFHDMLGNAWEWVEDDFHAGYAGAPDDGQAWCDRPRRTSHVLRGGSWADASHVPRAATRLNDHPGPRIANVGFRLARSLHP is encoded by the coding sequence ATGGCAGCCACGTACGTCCCGCTGCGCGGACGGCTCCACGTCTTTGGCAGCGGCGAGCAGCACTTCGTCATGCCGGGCGTGGACGACGAGCGGGTGCGGCGCACGCCGGCCGGTCTCGAACTCGCCCTGCCAGACGCGCTGGCCGAACTCGAGCGGCAGGGCCGCCGGTGTCTGTTCGTTGTCGGCGGAGCGGGGGCGGGGAAGACGGCTTTTTTGCAGGCGCTCTGTGGGGCGGTAGTGCGAGACGGCGGCGCTGTCGCCGGGCGTCCCGTCTGGCACGGCGAGGTGGCAACGGTGCTCGCCACGGACTCCGGCGCGGGGACGCGTGCGCAGCTCCCGGCGAATGGGTACATCCTGCTCGACGGGTTCGACCGGATCAAACCGGAGGCCGCGCGGGTCGAGGCCGTGCGCACGCTCGAAGCGGTGATGGTGGAGCGGCCCGAGGCGCGGTTCGTTGTGGCGTCGCGGCCGTCGGCCCTGTCGTCGGCGTGGCTGGACGATCGTTTTTTAGAGGTGCGGCTGTGCGCGTTGGACGGGACAGAACGGGCGCGCCTCATCGAGCGGTGCTCCGCAGCGTCGGACGGCGGCGATGCCGATGCGGTAGCGGTGCGGTTGACGGAGGCTTGCGCGACCCCCGCCGGTGCTTTTCTGGCGCGTACCCCGCTCGTCGTCCGCGCCCTCTGCGAGCGGGTCGACCGCGACGGGACGCTGCCCGGCCCCGTGTCCGAGTGGGTGGAGGCGTGTGCGCTCTGGGCTGATGAGCGTCGCGATCTAGCCTCGACGGTGGACGGGCTGCGGCGAGGCGTGGAGGACCTCAGAAACGCATACGGCAACGGTCGCGAAGCGCTCTCCCTGATCCGGGTTCGCGGCGGCTCGTTCCCAATGGGCTCGCCAGACGACGAGGCGGGGCGGTGGAGCGACGAGGGGCCGGTGCACACGGTCACCGTACCCGACTTCCTGCTCGCGCCGCTTCCCGTGATGAACCACGCGTACGGCCTCTACCTCGCCGCTCACCCCGACACGGAACCGCCGCCGCACTGGGGCGACCCCGCTTTCTCGCACCCCGATCAGCCGGTCGTGGGCGTAGAGTGGGAGGAGGCGCGCCGGTACGCCGCGTGGGCCGGCGGCCGGCTCCCGACCGAGGCCGAGTGGGAGTACGCCTGCCGCGCCGGCACGTCGGCTCCACGCTACGGCGACATCGAGTCGATTTGCTGGTATCGGGGCAACAGCGGGGCGGAACTGCACCCCGTCGGGCAGAAGGAGCCGAACGCGTGGGGCTTCCACGACATGCTCGGCAACGCATGGGAATGGGTCGAGGACGACTTCCACGCCGGCTACGCGGGAGCGCCCGACGACGGGCAGGCGTGGTGCGATCGGCCTCGCCGAACATCGCACGTACTCCGTGGAGGCTCGTGGGCGGACGCGTCCCACGTCCCGCGCGCGGCGACCCGGCTGAACGACCACCCCGGGCCGCGTATCGCGAATGTCGGATTCCGCCTCGCCCGATCCCTCCATCCCTGA
- a CDS encoding NAD(P)/FAD-dependent oxidoreductase, with protein MPSTPNRTASHETPVAILGGGVAGLSLALALTRAGVGCRVYERSLDIGGGGMGFILMPDGLAALERLGCADAVRQAGATAWRSEERSASGAPLAEKVLPEHVCILRRALLPLLFAALPDGIVRQGIAFAGFDEGEHRAARLVTDPGETSGETVTAAAYVGADGKRSRVREALFPAHRVEETPVTELINGLHAPNVAEALRDRLLKFRDERGGLAVGLASVGEGEVVWYVQFDRRAHPMPEDEADAKERFARRLLRGWPEPLPDLIRRTDFSRSYLSEVVGMATLPRLYGGDTVLVGDAAHPLPTLLGQGANAAVCDAVLLADALLGNGGFSAEPAALQRALTRYDRRRLPEVDALHREGRARVDAFTRSADRVGAPPPFSLREPSSRATL; from the coding sequence ATGCCCTCGACTCCCAACCGAACCGCCTCGCACGAGACGCCCGTCGCCATTCTCGGCGGCGGCGTGGCCGGGCTCAGCCTGGCGCTCGCGCTGACGCGCGCGGGCGTCGGGTGCCGGGTGTACGAGCGGTCCCTCGACATCGGCGGCGGCGGGATGGGATTCATCCTCATGCCTGACGGGCTCGCGGCGCTGGAGCGACTGGGTTGTGCCGACGCCGTGCGGCAGGCGGGCGCTACTGCGTGGCGGTCCGAAGAGCGGTCGGCGTCCGGCGCTCCGCTCGCTGAGAAGGTGCTGCCCGAGCACGTGTGCATTCTCCGCCGCGCGCTGCTTCCGCTGCTGTTCGCGGCGCTCCCCGACGGCATCGTGCGGCAGGGCATCGCGTTCGCCGGATTCGACGAGGGGGAGCATCGCGCGGCGCGGCTCGTGACGGACCCGGGAGAAACATCCGGCGAGACCGTCACGGCAGCGGCCTATGTCGGGGCCGACGGCAAGCGGTCGCGGGTGCGGGAGGCGCTGTTCCCGGCCCACCGAGTCGAAGAGACGCCCGTCACCGAGTTGATCAACGGCCTTCACGCCCCCAACGTGGCCGAGGCGCTGCGCGACCGACTCCTCAAGTTCAGGGACGAGCGCGGCGGCCTCGCCGTCGGGCTCGCGTCGGTGGGGGAGGGCGAGGTCGTCTGGTACGTCCAGTTCGACCGGCGCGCCCACCCGATGCCGGAGGACGAGGCGGACGCCAAAGAGCGCTTCGCGCGCCGTCTCCTCCGGGGCTGGCCGGAGCCGCTGCCGGATCTCATTCGCCGGACCGATTTCAGCCGCTCCTACCTCTCGGAAGTCGTCGGGATGGCGACGCTGCCGCGCCTGTACGGCGGGGACACCGTGCTCGTCGGCGATGCGGCGCACCCGCTGCCGACGCTGCTGGGGCAGGGGGCGAACGCGGCGGTCTGCGACGCTGTCCTGCTCGCCGACGCGCTCCTCGGGAACGGCGGATTCTCGGCGGAGCCGGCAGCGCTCCAACGCGCCTTAACCCGCTACGACCGACGGCGCTTGCCGGAGGTGGACGCCCTCCACCGCGAAGGGCGGGCGCGGGTCGATGCGTTTACCCGATCCGCCGATCGGGTCGGTGCGCCCCCGCCGTTCTCCCTCCGTGAACCTTCGAGCCGAGCCACGCTATGA
- a CDS encoding pyridoxal phosphate-dependent aminotransferase codes for MSPVATPTLFTDDAVRMDLLRERAHNMRWAELPPDVIVLTAADPDFPVAHEIREAIREYVGGGVLSYGPAEGLPSFRHAAARFALERRGIDAHPDRVLATDSAAAAMHVIARFALEPGDEAIIFDPVDFLFQQSVEAAGGIAVRSPIDPARGAFDVEDVRARITPRTRMVGLCNPHNPFGLVATREELQALGELAIEHDLWIMSDEIWSDIVFPPHEHVSIASLGPEIAARVLTVFGYSKSFGLAGLRIGFLVAPDADVFEAVTEASHARSTMFGAATVSQIGAQAAYEHGWYWVDAFLDHLLGVRDRAAARLNAIEGVTCRAPQGTYLLFPDVSAFGLSSMELTDYLLTEGRVGVVPGAARWFGPGAEGHIRIAFPTSNAIIDEGLDRIEHALARLGGGG; via the coding sequence ATGAGCCCTGTCGCTACGCCTACTCTCTTCACCGACGATGCGGTCCGCATGGACCTGCTGCGCGAGCGGGCGCACAACATGCGGTGGGCCGAGCTTCCGCCCGACGTGATCGTACTGACGGCAGCGGACCCCGACTTCCCCGTCGCGCATGAGATTCGGGAAGCCATCCGCGAATACGTCGGCGGCGGTGTGCTGTCGTATGGCCCGGCGGAAGGTCTCCCGAGCTTCCGCCACGCCGCCGCCCGCTTCGCCCTCGAGCGGCGCGGGATCGACGCGCACCCCGACCGCGTCCTCGCTACCGACTCGGCCGCGGCGGCGATGCACGTCATCGCCCGCTTCGCGCTGGAGCCGGGCGACGAGGCGATCATCTTCGATCCCGTCGACTTCCTGTTTCAGCAGTCGGTCGAGGCGGCGGGCGGGATCGCCGTGCGGAGCCCCATCGACCCGGCACGCGGGGCGTTCGACGTGGAGGACGTGCGGGCGCGGATCACGCCGCGCACGCGGATGGTCGGGCTGTGCAACCCGCACAACCCCTTCGGGCTCGTCGCCACGCGGGAGGAGCTGCAGGCGCTCGGAGAACTGGCCATCGAGCACGATCTGTGGATCATGTCCGACGAGATCTGGTCCGACATCGTCTTCCCGCCGCACGAGCACGTTAGCATCGCGTCGCTCGGGCCGGAGATCGCCGCCCGCGTGCTCACCGTCTTCGGATACTCGAAGTCGTTCGGGCTGGCCGGCCTCCGCATCGGGTTCCTCGTCGCCCCCGACGCCGACGTCTTCGAAGCCGTGACCGAGGCCTCGCACGCGCGCTCGACCATGTTCGGTGCGGCGACGGTGTCGCAGATCGGGGCGCAGGCAGCCTACGAACACGGCTGGTACTGGGTCGATGCGTTCCTCGATCACCTCCTCGGCGTGCGCGACCGCGCCGCCGCCCGGCTCAACGCCATCGAAGGCGTGACGTGCCGTGCTCCACAGGGGACGTACCTCCTCTTCCCAGACGTGAGCGCCTTCGGCCTGAGCAGCATGGAGCTGACCGACTACCTCCTCACCGAAGGCCGCGTGGGCGTGGTGCCGGGCGCTGCCCGGTGGTTCGGCCCCGGCGCGGAGGGCCACATCCGCATCGCGTTCCCGACCTCGAATGCCATCATCGACGAGGGGCTCGACCGCATCGAGCACGCGCTCGCTCGACTCGGCGGAGGTGGGTGA
- a CDS encoding class II glutamine amidotransferase encodes MCRVVAYLGSPLLLDVLLYRSDSSLVRQAYDPSMLSFMNLAGSGFAAWDSASPRPEVPFLYKDTLLPMYDSNLIQMSGKIRSECMIAHVRGEDYYGGSAPQVGRANLHPFQYEGAGLAMAHNGGLARFAEMKYHLLPHIREEVAARIEGTTDSEWLYALLLSRFEGSAAEAGPDELASAVVETLRIVRAVRDEHGIDVASGVNLFASNGTTLVATRFSYDFGCYDGQINERQLVYHSLWFTAGQAYGRYEDEWRMGGSMDEADSILIASEPLTRDASSWIEVPEYTLLTATRTDGRLALTARDLDL; translated from the coding sequence ATGTGCCGCGTCGTCGCCTACCTCGGGTCCCCGCTCCTGCTCGACGTGCTCCTCTACCGCTCGGACAGTTCGCTCGTCCGGCAGGCCTACGACCCGAGCATGCTCTCCTTCATGAACCTCGCCGGCTCGGGCTTCGCTGCCTGGGATTCGGCCTCGCCGCGCCCCGAGGTACCGTTCCTCTACAAAGATACCCTGCTGCCGATGTACGACAGCAATCTGATCCAGATGAGCGGCAAGATCCGCAGCGAGTGCATGATCGCGCACGTCCGTGGGGAGGACTACTACGGCGGGTCCGCGCCCCAAGTCGGCCGCGCCAACCTGCACCCATTCCAGTACGAGGGCGCAGGTCTGGCGATGGCGCACAACGGCGGACTGGCGCGTTTCGCCGAGATGAAGTACCACCTGCTGCCCCACATCCGCGAGGAGGTGGCCGCACGGATCGAGGGGACGACCGACAGCGAGTGGCTCTACGCCCTGCTCCTGTCCCGCTTCGAGGGGAGCGCCGCAGAGGCAGGCCCCGACGAACTGGCCTCCGCCGTGGTCGAGACGCTCCGCATCGTCCGCGCCGTCCGCGACGAGCACGGGATTGACGTCGCCTCGGGCGTGAACCTCTTCGCCTCCAACGGCACGACGCTCGTCGCCACGCGCTTCAGCTACGACTTCGGGTGCTACGACGGCCAGATCAACGAGCGGCAGCTCGTCTACCACTCGCTCTGGTTCACGGCCGGGCAGGCCTACGGGCGCTACGAGGACGAGTGGCGCATGGGCGGGAGCATGGACGAGGCCGACTCCATCCTCATCGCCTCCGAGCCGCTCACCCGCGACGCCTCCTCGTGGATCGAGGTGCCCGAGTACACCCTGCTCACCGCGACCCGCACCGACGGCCGGCTCGCCCTCACCGCCCGAGACCTCGACCTATGA
- a CDS encoding cyclic nucleotide-binding domain-containing protein: MTSTTNATAFLRTLDLFSDLSDREIEELALTAVPFERSAGGYLFHQGDVADAMYGIEEGTVRITVRMAGEEEVELVRVGAGAVVGEMGLVDADVRSASAAATEALSGYRIDAAAFDVLRAAFRPSSCKVVRRLAELISSRIRATTLDLYGAADAPALNDADRSPPVSSSRRHRQDPDLDHLLCLPIFGAFARDEMADLLGEMDWLEVPRGCVIFETGDAPDACYVVTRGAVEATRFRGGGHEKIALWGPGRMVGEQALFSSEPRDVRATAREDCHLLRLEVEPFRRLFDETSTIAFKLSDAATQQMVVALRNLNRRRTWLTAHRGGRFHFFK; the protein is encoded by the coding sequence ATGACGAGCACCACCAACGCCACCGCGTTTCTCCGAACGCTCGATTTGTTCAGCGACCTCTCCGATCGCGAGATCGAGGAGCTTGCGCTGACGGCCGTGCCGTTCGAACGGAGCGCGGGGGGCTACCTCTTCCACCAGGGCGATGTGGCTGACGCGATGTACGGCATCGAGGAGGGTACCGTCCGCATCACCGTGCGGATGGCCGGCGAAGAGGAGGTCGAGTTGGTCAGGGTGGGGGCGGGGGCCGTCGTGGGCGAGATGGGGCTCGTCGATGCCGACGTGCGTTCGGCGTCGGCCGCAGCCACCGAGGCGCTGAGCGGCTACCGCATCGACGCGGCGGCGTTCGACGTGCTGCGTGCCGCGTTCCGCCCCAGCTCGTGCAAGGTCGTCCGGCGTCTCGCCGAGCTGATCAGCTCGCGCATCCGCGCCACGACGCTCGACCTCTACGGAGCGGCGGACGCGCCCGCTCTGAACGACGCCGATCGCTCGCCACCGGTCTCGTCCTCCCGCCGCCACCGCCAGGACCCGGACCTGGACCACCTCCTCTGCCTGCCCATCTTCGGCGCGTTCGCTCGGGACGAGATGGCGGACCTGCTCGGCGAGATGGACTGGCTGGAAGTGCCGCGCGGCTGCGTGATCTTCGAGACGGGCGATGCGCCCGACGCCTGCTACGTCGTGACGCGCGGGGCCGTGGAAGCCACGCGCTTCCGGGGCGGCGGGCACGAGAAGATCGCGCTGTGGGGGCCGGGCCGGATGGTCGGCGAGCAGGCGCTCTTCTCGTCGGAGCCGCGCGACGTGCGGGCGACGGCCCGCGAAGACTGCCACCTGCTTCGACTGGAGGTGGAGCCCTTTCGGAGGCTCTTCGACGAGACCTCCACGATCGCCTTCAAGCTCTCGGACGCGGCTACGCAGCAGATGGTGGTGGCGCTCCGCAATCTCAACCGGCGCCGGACGTGGCTCACGGCGCACCGCGGCGGCCGCTTCCATTTCTTTAAATAG
- a CDS encoding NAD(P)-binding domain-containing protein, whose translation MTDTTRDYDYLILGAGPGGLQMGYFLQQQGCRYVILERNEAVASFFRKLPRSRKLISFNKVHSIFDDPEILLRWDWNSLLTDDYGFLFRNYSQRFYPHADELVAYLEGFAEAYQLNIQFGTSVEGVRRAEDGMFELRDSEGGCYRTRVLVVATGLSSAYRPDVPGLEDTDDYEDVPLHADAFAGQRVLIVGKGNSSLEIADVALESAAIVHVASPRSLVLAYNSRHPGHVRAEYAKLIDAYHLKTLNSLLDCSVLGIAKQSDGTFVVTVAYTHAEGEVDELVYDRVVRCTGFCLNTDFYDEACRPATLLDERLPAITPYWESVNVPGLFFAGALMQGRDFKRSSSAFIDGFRYNVRTLFRHLMSRYEDIPVPRETLPVDPELLMQTVVERASRTSALWAQFGYLCDVFVVRDEQVEWYEELPFQGLLEGEFKDEAHVYSLTFEWGKWNGDVMAIARHPVPDAAHRSVFLHPIVRRFAFGELVSEHHLLEDLFGVFSSTRERGGVLSHSGEGIEDYHRSAHEQPLAAYFADAFAHGPSSQSERLNGVEVSVNVPSPPPLSRNEPSP comes from the coding sequence ATGACTGACACGACCCGTGACTACGACTATCTGATTCTGGGGGCGGGCCCGGGCGGGTTGCAGATGGGGTACTTCTTGCAGCAGCAGGGCTGCCGCTACGTGATCCTCGAGCGGAACGAGGCCGTGGCGTCGTTCTTCCGCAAGCTGCCGCGCAGCCGGAAGCTCATCTCCTTCAACAAGGTCCACTCCATCTTCGACGACCCCGAAATCCTGCTCCGGTGGGACTGGAACTCCCTGTTGACGGACGATTACGGCTTCCTCTTCCGCAACTACAGCCAGCGCTTTTATCCCCACGCCGACGAACTCGTGGCGTACCTGGAAGGCTTCGCCGAGGCGTACCAGCTCAACATCCAGTTCGGCACTAGCGTCGAGGGCGTGCGCCGAGCAGAGGACGGGATGTTCGAGCTCCGTGACAGCGAGGGGGGCTGCTACCGCACGCGGGTGCTGGTCGTCGCGACGGGCCTCAGTAGCGCCTACCGCCCCGACGTGCCGGGGCTCGAAGACACCGACGATTACGAGGACGTCCCGCTCCATGCCGACGCCTTCGCGGGGCAGCGCGTGCTGATCGTAGGGAAGGGGAATTCCTCCCTGGAGATCGCCGACGTAGCCCTCGAATCGGCCGCCATCGTCCATGTCGCGAGCCCGCGCTCGCTCGTGCTCGCGTACAACTCGCGCCACCCCGGACACGTCCGGGCCGAGTACGCGAAGCTCATCGACGCCTACCACCTCAAGACGCTTAACAGCCTCCTCGACTGCTCCGTGCTCGGCATCGCGAAGCAATCGGACGGCACCTTCGTCGTCACCGTGGCCTACACGCATGCTGAGGGCGAGGTCGACGAACTGGTCTACGACCGGGTGGTCCGGTGCACCGGCTTCTGCCTCAACACCGACTTCTACGACGAGGCCTGCCGGCCCGCGACGCTGCTCGACGAGCGGCTGCCCGCGATCACGCCGTACTGGGAGTCCGTGAACGTTCCGGGGCTCTTCTTCGCTGGCGCGCTGATGCAGGGGCGGGACTTCAAGCGCTCCTCCTCGGCCTTCATCGACGGCTTCCGCTACAACGTGCGCACGCTGTTCCGCCACCTCATGAGCCGGTACGAAGACATCCCCGTACCACGTGAGACGCTGCCGGTCGATCCGGAACTGCTCATGCAGACCGTGGTCGAGCGGGCCAGCCGTACCTCGGCACTGTGGGCCCAGTTCGGCTATCTCTGCGACGTCTTCGTCGTGCGGGACGAGCAGGTCGAGTGGTACGAAGAGCTCCCCTTCCAGGGACTGCTGGAAGGGGAGTTCAAGGATGAGGCGCACGTTTACAGCCTGACCTTCGAGTGGGGGAAATGGAACGGGGATGTGATGGCCATCGCCCGTCACCCCGTGCCCGACGCGGCGCACCGCAGCGTGTTTCTCCACCCCATCGTCCGCCGCTTCGCCTTCGGCGAGTTGGTCTCGGAACACCACCTGTTGGAAGACCTGTTCGGGGTCTTCTCCTCGACGCGGGAACGGGGGGGCGTGCTCTCCCACTCGGGCGAAGGCATCGAGGACTACCACCGCTCGGCCCACGAGCAGCCGCTGGCCGCGTACTTCGCCGACGCGTTCGCGCACGGCCCGAGCTCTCAGAGCGAGCGGCTCAATGGAGTGGAGGTGTCGGTCAACGTGCCGTCGCCTCCGCCACTTTCACGAAACGAACCCTCACCCTAG
- a CDS encoding peroxidase-related enzyme (This protein belongs to a clade of uncharacterized proteins related to peroxidases such as the alkylhydroperoxidase AhpD.), translating to MAHITVPEGVPGILGPMMRYPETAQALNALAQTLLRGESSLLEAERELIAAFVSRLNDCTFCCNSHAATSRYLFGEQQGVVDSVLDDIFSAPISERAQALLAIAAKVQQGGRHVEDADVARARAAGADDRAIHDTVLIAAAFCMFNRYVDGLATWAPQEPSAYEAIGARLGAHGYVGSVSGTA from the coding sequence ATGGCTCACATCACCGTTCCTGAAGGCGTCCCCGGCATCCTGGGACCTATGATGCGCTACCCCGAGACGGCGCAGGCGCTCAACGCGCTCGCCCAAACCCTGCTCCGCGGCGAGTCGTCGCTGCTGGAAGCCGAGCGCGAGCTGATCGCGGCCTTCGTCTCTCGGCTCAACGACTGCACGTTCTGCTGCAACTCGCACGCCGCCACGTCGCGCTACCTGTTCGGGGAGCAGCAGGGCGTCGTAGACTCGGTGCTCGACGACATCTTCTCGGCGCCTATTTCGGAGCGGGCCCAGGCCCTGCTTGCGATCGCCGCGAAGGTGCAGCAGGGCGGGCGCCACGTGGAGGATGCGGACGTTGCCCGTGCGCGCGCAGCCGGTGCCGACGACCGAGCGATCCACGACACGGTGCTCATCGCCGCTGCGTTCTGCATGTTCAACCGCTACGTCGACGGGCTCGCCACGTGGGCCCCGCAAGAGCCGAGCGCCTACGAAGCCATCGGGGCGCGGCTGGGAGCGCACGGATACGTAGGCTCTGTGAGTGGGACCGCCTGA
- a CDS encoding O-antigen ligase family protein, translating to MPSPLSAPRPTSPPTRGERAALRVLQLGALASVLLVVPYEPFELDRFFVPKEFVLHVTAALAGLLTLGAARRWRFARVDVLLAAFLVASAASTVFAANGWLATRALAVSASGVTVFWAARGVGAAGLGRPLLHALALAVVLAAVTALVQAYGFRPALFSVERAPGGTLGNRNFVGHFAALGLPLLLLAAAGARRPKPFLVALLGVALTAGALVLTRSRAAWLGLVVVLAVVLVGVAILAVRHRRRRFALRFVLALLVGTAGVGAALTLPNALRWTSDAPYLETAAGVANYREGSGRGRLLQYGTSLRMALADPVLGVGPGNWPVVYPAFAEPGNPAMDRSEAGRTANPWPSSDIVALLAERGLVGFLLFALAAGGLVLVAWRGLWRAPDVEAGTRALALCALLAATATVGAFDAVLLLAWPTLLVAAAVGALSPGGAPEVRVPGWARATALLVLTLGAGAAAVQSARQTVAMALYTADETRAGLERAARLDPGNYRVQLRLAQRSRNDREARCHYAQAARDLFPHAAEAARLTRGCE from the coding sequence GTGCCGTCTCCCCTCTCTGCCCCCCGCCCGACCTCGCCTCCCACCCGTGGGGAGCGGGCGGCCCTCCGCGTTCTGCAACTCGGCGCGCTCGCGTCCGTCTTGCTCGTCGTGCCCTATGAACCGTTTGAACTCGATCGGTTCTTCGTACCGAAGGAGTTCGTCCTCCACGTCACGGCTGCGCTCGCCGGGCTGTTGACGCTCGGTGCCGCTCGGCGGTGGCGCTTCGCTCGGGTCGACGTGCTGCTGGCCGCCTTCCTCGTCGCCAGTGCGGCCTCCACGGTGTTCGCCGCGAACGGGTGGCTCGCCACGCGCGCGCTTGCCGTCAGCGCGTCGGGCGTCACCGTCTTCTGGGCGGCGCGGGGGGTGGGCGCCGCCGGGCTGGGCCGACCGCTCCTCCACGCCCTTGCGCTAGCAGTCGTCTTGGCCGCCGTCACCGCACTCGTCCAGGCCTACGGATTCCGGCCGGCCCTATTCTCGGTGGAGCGTGCGCCCGGCGGCACGCTGGGCAACCGCAACTTCGTCGGCCACTTCGCTGCTCTCGGGCTCCCGCTTCTCCTCCTCGCCGCCGCCGGCGCCCGGCGTCCGAAGCCGTTCCTCGTTGCCCTGCTCGGCGTGGCCCTCACCGCCGGGGCCCTCGTGCTAACACGCTCGCGGGCGGCGTGGCTGGGGCTGGTCGTCGTTCTCGCCGTCGTCCTCGTCGGCGTGGCGATCCTCGCCGTGCGGCACCGACGGAGGCGCTTCGCGCTGCGCTTCGTCCTTGCCCTCCTCGTAGGGACCGCCGGCGTGGGCGCCGCACTGACTCTCCCCAACGCCCTCCGCTGGACGAGCGACGCGCCATACCTCGAGACAGCCGCTGGAGTCGCCAATTACCGCGAGGGGAGCGGGCGCGGGCGGCTCCTCCAGTACGGGACCTCGCTCCGCATGGCCCTCGCCGATCCGGTGCTCGGCGTCGGACCGGGGAACTGGCCGGTGGTCTACCCGGCGTTCGCCGAGCCAGGGAACCCCGCCATGGACCGGAGCGAGGCCGGGCGGACGGCGAACCCGTGGCCGAGCAGCGACATCGTCGCGCTGCTGGCCGAGCGCGGGCTCGTCGGCTTCCTCCTCTTCGCTCTCGCCGCCGGGGGCCTCGTCCTCGTCGCTTGGCGCGGGCTATGGAGGGCGCCGGACGTGGAAGCCGGAACGCGGGCCCTCGCCCTCTGTGCCCTCCTCGCCGCAACGGCTACAGTGGGCGCCTTCGACGCCGTCCTCCTGCTGGCGTGGCCCACGCTCCTCGTCGCCGCCGCGGTCGGCGCGCTGTCGCCGGGGGGAGCGCCCGAGGTCCGCGTGCCGGGTTGGGCCCGCGCCACTGCCCTCCTCGTGCTGACGCTTGGCGCGGGCGCAGCTGCCGTGCAAAGCGCCAGGCAAACGGTCGCTATGGCGCTCTACACGGCCGACGAAACCCGCGCCGGCCTCGAGCGAGCAGCCCGCCTCGACCCCGGCAACTACCGCGTCCAGCTCCGCCTCGCCCAGCGTTCGCGGAACGACCGGGAGGCACGGTGCCACTACGCGCAGGCCGCACGCGACCTGTTCCCGCACGCGGCCGAGGCAGCCCGGCTCACCCGAGGTTGCGAGTGA
- the nfi gene encoding deoxyribonuclease V (cleaves DNA at apurinic or apyrimidinic sites), with product MNLHHAHPWDVAPREAVALQRDLAERVRFEPLPSDIETVAGVDVSVRDDRVRAAIAVLALPDLEVVDHATWEGPVAFPYVPGLLSFREMPAILPALDQLASVPDVFILDAHGYAHPRRFGLACHLGVLLDKPAFGVAKSRLVGSYDEPGTAKGERSPLVHRDEVIGSVVRTRANVKPVFVSVGHRATLDDAVALTLRLATRYKLPMPTHLAHRLSKYGAL from the coding sequence GTGAACCTGCACCACGCCCACCCCTGGGATGTCGCCCCGCGCGAAGCCGTCGCCCTCCAGCGCGATCTCGCCGAGCGCGTCCGCTTCGAGCCGCTGCCTTCGGACATCGAGACGGTCGCGGGCGTAGACGTCAGTGTGCGGGATGATCGCGTCCGGGCGGCTATCGCCGTGCTTGCGTTGCCGGATTTGGAGGTCGTCGATCACGCGACGTGGGAGGGTCCGGTAGCGTTCCCGTACGTCCCTGGCCTGCTCTCTTTCCGCGAGATGCCGGCCATCCTCCCGGCGCTGGACCAACTCGCTTCGGTCCCCGACGTGTTCATCCTCGACGCGCACGGCTACGCGCACCCGCGCCGCTTCGGCCTCGCGTGCCATCTCGGCGTGCTACTGGACAAGCCGGCCTTCGGGGTGGCGAAGTCGCGCCTTGTGGGGAGCTACGACGAGCCAGGAACGGCGAAGGGCGAGCGCTCGCCCCTCGTTCATCGGGACGAGGTCATCGGGAGCGTCGTGCGGACGCGGGCGAACGTGAAACCCGTGTTCGTCTCCGTCGGCCACCGTGCCACGCTCGACGACGCCGTGGCTCTCACGCTCCGCCTCGCCACCCGCTACAAGCTCCCGATGCCGACGCACCTCGCCCACCGCCTCAGCAAGTACGGCGCGCTGTAA